A genomic region of Herbaspirillum sp. DW155 contains the following coding sequences:
- a CDS encoding LysR substrate-binding domain-containing protein, with the protein MTIQSEELRTFVAVVEAGTLSAAAEVLEQTTSGVSRALSRLEDKLGARLLTRTTRRMELTEEGEAFLEQARAILAAMEQAADTVRMRSRKPVGKLRVDAAVPFMLHCVVPHVGAFRAAYPDIELELTTHDRFIDLVEQRVDIAIRIGELQDSTLHARPLTSSRLNIVASPDYLARHGAPESVEALEQHQLIGFSQPDSLNHWPLRHTAGDRYQVRPAIRASSGETIRHLALQGQGIACLSAFMTDADLAAGRLVRVLDHYDSGFRQKISAVYYHNTRLSRRISCFLDFLQCKL; encoded by the coding sequence ATGACGATTCAATCGGAGGAATTGCGTACCTTCGTCGCCGTCGTGGAAGCCGGCACCCTGTCGGCTGCAGCCGAAGTATTGGAACAGACCACCTCGGGCGTGAGCCGCGCATTGTCGCGTCTGGAAGACAAGCTGGGGGCCAGGCTCCTGACCCGCACCACGCGCCGCATGGAGCTGACCGAAGAGGGCGAAGCCTTCCTGGAGCAGGCGCGCGCCATCCTGGCCGCCATGGAGCAGGCCGCAGACACCGTACGCATGCGCAGCCGCAAACCGGTCGGCAAACTGCGCGTGGACGCCGCCGTGCCTTTCATGCTGCACTGTGTGGTACCGCATGTGGGCGCCTTCCGCGCCGCCTATCCCGACATCGAACTGGAGCTGACCACCCATGACCGCTTCATCGATCTGGTGGAGCAGCGTGTGGACATTGCCATCCGCATCGGCGAATTGCAGGATTCCACCCTGCATGCGCGGCCCCTCACTTCGTCCCGTCTGAACATCGTCGCCAGTCCGGACTACCTGGCCCGTCATGGCGCCCCCGAATCGGTGGAGGCGCTGGAACAGCACCAGCTGATCGGCTTTTCCCAGCCCGACAGCCTCAACCACTGGCCGTTGCGCCACACCGCAGGTGACCGCTACCAGGTAAGGCCGGCGATCCGCGCCTCCAGCGGCGAAACCATCCGCCATCTGGCGCTGCAGGGACAAGGCATCGCCTGCCTGTCCGCCTTCATGACCGATGCCGACCTGGCGGCGGGGCGTCTGGTCCGTGTGCTGGATCACTACGACAGCGGCTTTCGCCAGAAGATATCGGCGGTGTATTACCACAACACCCGCCTGTCACGCCGCATCAGTTGCTTCCTCGATTTTTTGCAATGCAAGCTATAA
- a CDS encoding MFS transporter: MPIALWALTISAFAIGTTEFVIMGLLPQVATNLGVSLSSAGLLVTGYALGVFVGAPLVTATTGRLPRKTLLIALMVVFVVGNLACAIAPGYATLMIGRVVASFAHGAFFGVGSVVATSLVPKEKQASAIALMFTGLTVANVLGVPFGTWLGQSYGWRATFWAVTAIGVIALAATAVLVPRSQGGDEADFGQEVRVLMRPQVMLGLLMTVLGFGGVFAAFTYIAPILTDISGFPPSAVSPILLLFGLGLVIGNLAGGKLADRKLMATLLGSLVLLAVVLVLFGLTNENKIAAIIGVGLMGIAAFATVPPLQMRVLEKATGAPNLASSANIAAFNLGNAAGAWLGGVTIDHGPGLHAVPYVAALLPLAGIVVALMSWKMDASPAALSRANAPPAADPRRAP; this comes from the coding sequence ATGCCAATTGCACTTTGGGCGCTGACCATCAGCGCCTTCGCCATCGGGACTACCGAGTTCGTCATCATGGGTCTGCTGCCGCAGGTCGCCACCAATCTGGGCGTGAGCCTGTCCTCGGCCGGTCTGCTGGTAACCGGCTATGCGCTGGGCGTATTCGTGGGCGCCCCGTTGGTCACGGCGACCACCGGACGCCTGCCGCGCAAGACCTTGCTGATCGCCTTGATGGTGGTCTTCGTGGTGGGCAACCTGGCCTGCGCCATCGCGCCGGGCTATGCCACGCTGATGATCGGGCGCGTGGTGGCTTCCTTCGCCCATGGCGCCTTCTTCGGCGTTGGTTCGGTGGTGGCCACCAGCCTGGTGCCCAAGGAAAAGCAGGCCTCCGCCATCGCCCTGATGTTCACCGGCCTGACGGTGGCCAACGTGCTGGGCGTCCCCTTCGGCACCTGGCTGGGCCAGAGTTATGGCTGGCGCGCTACCTTCTGGGCGGTGACCGCCATCGGCGTGATCGCGCTGGCCGCCACGGCCGTGCTGGTGCCGCGCTCGCAAGGCGGAGACGAAGCCGACTTCGGCCAGGAAGTGCGCGTGCTGATGCGCCCGCAGGTCATGCTGGGGCTGCTGATGACGGTACTGGGCTTTGGCGGCGTGTTCGCGGCCTTCACCTATATCGCCCCGATCCTGACGGACATCAGCGGTTTTCCGCCCTCTGCGGTCTCGCCCATCCTGTTGCTGTTCGGCCTGGGACTGGTGATCGGCAACCTGGCCGGCGGCAAGCTGGCTGACCGGAAGCTCATGGCCACCCTGCTGGGTAGCCTGGTGCTGCTGGCGGTGGTGCTGGTGCTGTTCGGACTGACCAATGAAAACAAGATCGCCGCCATCATCGGCGTGGGCCTGATGGGCATAGCAGCGTTCGCCACCGTGCCGCCGCTGCAGATGCGCGTGCTGGAAAAGGCGACCGGTGCGCCCAACCTGGCCTCGTCGGCCAACATCGCCGCCTTCAACCTGGGCAATGCGGCCGGGGCCTGGCTGGGTGGTGTGACCATCGATCATGGACCGGGGCTGCATGCGGTGCCTTACGTTGCAGCACTGCTGCCGCTGGCAGGCATCGTGGTGGCGCTGATGAGCTGGAAGATGGACGCCAGCCCGGCCGCACTGTCCCGCGCGAACGCACCACCAGCTGCTGATCCCCGGAGAGCGCCATGA
- a CDS encoding phosphoribosyltransferase family protein, with translation MKISDDKDLWVSWDDYNRLIERLALKVYESGYQFDQVLCLARGGLRPGDVMSRIFDVPLAILSTSSYREAAGTIRSSLDIAKYITITKGSLGGRILLVDDLVDSGVTLQKVMVHLKEHYPSVTEIKSAVLWWKACSVVEPDFHIDYLPTNPWIHQPFEEYDGLGPHQLAAWIKKGA, from the coding sequence ATGAAGATCTCTGACGACAAAGACCTCTGGGTCTCCTGGGACGACTACAACCGCCTGATCGAACGACTGGCATTGAAGGTCTACGAGTCCGGCTACCAGTTCGACCAGGTGCTGTGCCTGGCGCGCGGCGGCCTGCGCCCGGGTGACGTGATGTCGCGCATTTTCGATGTCCCGCTGGCGATCCTCTCGACCAGCTCCTACCGTGAAGCCGCCGGCACCATCCGCAGCTCCCTGGACATCGCCAAGTACATCACCATCACCAAGGGCAGCCTGGGTGGCCGCATCCTGCTGGTGGACGATCTGGTCGATTCCGGCGTGACCCTGCAGAAGGTGATGGTCCACCTGAAGGAACATTATCCTTCCGTCACCGAGATCAAGAGTGCCGTGTTGTGGTGGAAGGCCTGCTCGGTCGTGGAACCTGATTTCCACATCGACTACCTGCCGACCAACCCGTGGATTCACCAGCCGTTCGAAGAATATGACGGCCTGGGGCCGCATCAACTGGCGGCCTGGATCAAGAAGGGTGCCTGA